CGACGCTTTGCCATAGGTGATCTCTTGTCCTTGAATTCACAGGATGGGAGGGTCTGTTCCTTCGAACCAATATGGTTCTTTCAAATCAGGGAACAGCATTCCTCCACAATTTCATAGTTTACTAGGGTTTAGCCCGCAAATCAAGCTGTAATGTGCCGCCATGATTCCTCGACAAGACGCTATTGGCACTGTTTCCGGACAGGTCCAGGCTTGATGAACCATTAAAATCCAAACTTCACCTGAAGCTCGATATGTCGATTCCCAGCCCCGGCGTTCGGACCGGCCCCCGGCAGCGGTCCAAAGGTATTGAGCGCGAGCGACCGTCCAAAGTAAGACGAACTCAGGTTCCCGATGGGAGCAGCCGGGTTTACATTATTCAGCCAGTTCCGAAACGATGCGCTGAAGGTCAGGTTATAGGGCCGCCGCGTCGCCGTTCCGCCAAAGACCCCGGCCATCCCGGCCTGATTCGATCCGCCGCCCAGCCCGCCGTTACGGATCGAGTCGCCGCCGCGAATCTCATCGCCACCGGCGACCCCGACTCCCTTGCCCGCCCGGCCAAACGACCACGTCCGGCTGATCCGCGTGGTCAGAGAGAGAATCCCCGGCCCGCCCAGCGAGTTACGCGGCACAATTACAGCGTTCGCCAAGCTCAGCGGCGAGGTGTCGAACGAGCCGAACCCGGCCTTGGTCACGACGCTCGGCCGAGCGAGATTCTGGGCAAAGGCGGGCCGGTCATCGTTGGGGTTGCCGTCGTTATTAGTATCGACGCCGGAGGTCATGTTGTAGGGCATCCCCGACTGCAAAAACGCAAAGGAGGACATCTGCACCCGCAGCGGCAGTGCGATATTGCCGCTGACGAAGCCACGCTGGCGGAAGTCGAAGGCCGCCCGCCCGTACTCGGCTTCCAGGTCGTAGGGATTGCTCGGCAGACTCGCCGCACTGTCCGTATTGTTCATGGCGCGCCCGTAGACGTAGTAGCCGAAGAAGCTCAGCCGCGAGTTGATGGTCGAGTGGACGGTCACGATCAACTGATTCTGGCGGAAGACGCCGCCTGCCTGATAGCGGTAGATATCGCCCGCCGCGTCGCCGTACGGCCTCGGCCCCACGGCCTTGCCCTGGCTGTCGACCGAGCTGGCGGTCGGAGCGTTGATGTCCAGCGTCCTCAGCTCGTGCCATCCCCGCGAGTTGGTGTAGGTCACCGCCAGCGAGGTGTTATGGGCAAAGTTACGCTCCAGGCTCACCGCCGTCTGCACCATGCGCGGAACCCGCATCGCCGGGTCGAACTGGTAGGTAGCCTTCGTCGAGGCCTGCCCCGCCAGCGCCGCCGGGTCCGGAATCTCCGGATAAAACGCAGGGTTGCGCACGATGTACTGCGTCTGGTGCGCGCCGTCCTGCCGCGTGGCGTTCCAGATCAGGTCCGAGGTAAAGCGGTCGTAGAAGATGCCGCTGCCCGCCCGCAGCACCGTGTTGGCCAGCCAGCCGTGCGTGCTGGGTGCCCACGAGATCGCCGCACGCGGAGCCACGTTGCTGTAGTCCGCGACGTGGTTCTGAATCTCGTACCGCAGCCCGCCGCTGATGGTCAGGTTGGGCCGCGCCCGCCAGTCGTCCTGCACAAAGATGCCGCCATCGGACTGGCTCACGCCGACCAGCGCCTGCCCCGTCGTCAGCAGAAACTGCGTCGGCCCAAATCCCTGCGCGGCGATATCCGCCTGCGAGACCCCTTGCGCCGCCAGCCGCTGGTTCTGCTGATAGACCTCGAGTGCCGTCAGCCCCGCGCTGTTCCCCGAGCTGCTCGAAGAGAAGATGTAGCGCCCATTGAAGTTCGCCGTCGAATCCTCCCGCAGCCAGTCGCCGCGCCAACGCAGGCCGAACTCGATGGTGTGTTGCCCGTGCACCACCGTCGTGTAGTTCTGCAGTTCATAGCGGTCGCGGTCCGTGTAGTTCAGCGGAAACGATCCTCCCGCTGTAAACGCGCCCTGCACATCCAGCTCCGGCGCTGAGCTGACGCCGCGCTGGCTCAGGTGGTTGCTGTAGAACTGAAACCGCGCATTGTTCAGCACCGAGGCCCCCAGCACCGACGACTCGCTAACCTGCACGTTCTGGTCTACCTCGTCCGTGCTATAGGCCTGCGAGGCCTGGTCGAAGAGTTGCGGGTTCAGCCCCTGGTTCTGCGCCATAATCCCGGCCAGCGAGTAGCGCACGATCAACGTATGGTTCGGTGTCAGCCCATAGTCCAGCCGAGGAGCAAATGAGTACCGCCGCGACGGCGTGACCAGCACCGTGCTCACCGCCTGCGGGTTCAGCCCGCCGTCGAGCTGCGTATAGTTCAGGACGGCGTTCTCATCGGTCACGCGCCCCTGCCCATCGACAAAGAAGCTCGCTCGCTTTGAGAGCGGCCCGCTCAGGTTTCCGGCGTAGATCTCCTGCCGGTAGTCGGGAACGATCGGCCCAATCAAATAAGGGTTCCGCGCCGTGAGCGCACGGTTGCCGAAGTCCATCGAAGCCTGCCCGTGGAACTTGTCCGACCCAGGCTTAGTGAAGATCTCCACCCGCCCAAACCCCACGCGGTCGAACTCCGCCGCAAAGGGATTCTGGTTCACATGAATCTCCCGAATCGAGGCCTTCGGGGGCATGATGCCGTCGGTGAATCCATCGATAAAGATCTGCGGTCCGTTCGGCCCGGCGGCTGGCCCGGCCAGCATCTGCAACTCGTTCGCCAGGTCCTCGGGATCGTCCGAGAGCGAGTCCAGGTCCGACCCGCGCAGCAGCAACTGCCCCGCGTTCTGCGACGGATCGACGTCCACGGCATTGGTGCCGCCCACGGCGACGTTCACGCTCTCGTTGTTCTTCTCTACCGCCATCTTCACGTCGATGCGATGGCTGGCCCCTGCGGCCAGCGTATTCCCGGCGCTCTCGTAGACGGCAAATCCCGGGCTCTCCACTCGGATCGTATAACTGCCCGGAGCCAGCCGGTCGATCCCGTACCGCCCCTGCCCATCGGTCACCGCACTCCGAGTCACGCCACCGGCATCTGTCACGGTCACCGCCGCACGAGGAATCACGGCGTCGGTCGGATCGGTAACCCGCCCCTGAATCCCGGCAGAGGCTTGCCCTAACGCCAGTGAGGCAATGCCACACCACAACATAAAGCACAAGACAGCGCGAAGACCTCTGGCGATCATCCTTCTCCCCAATCAGCTAAAGCGTGCGGCAAATCCGGAGCGACGCCCGCAGGCATAACTCGACGGAACGGCATAGCTAGGAGAGGACAGGAGGTGGACGGATACAGTTTTTATGCAGCACCGGTGCGGCCGACGCATCAGCCGCCGCAGGTACGGAGCAGACCTCCCACCGGTCTGGAGGAGCAACAACACCCACCGTCTGCGCCCGCTCCATCCCATGAATCGCCGGAGCAGCCGAGCAGAACGCGCAGGCGTGATCCCTCTCCATGCAATGCAGATGATGCGGCCCTTCCTTTACAGCAAAGGCAAGCAACATAAACATCACAAAGGAGAGCAGAACTCTCGTCGTTGAAGGCTGAAAACGCACGGATGCGTTCATCCTACATGACAAAAGGAAGGACACCCATATCTGAAATGAAGAGGACTTTCTTTAACCCACCACAGCTTTGGGTGCCCCATCTCTCAATTCTGGAACATGGGTTTCACCCATAGCACTAAGGCTTCAGAACGATCTTCATCGAGTCCGGTTTGGGGTTCGATGCCAGTTCCACCGCCGCCGCACACTGCTCCAGCCCAAACCGGTGCGAGATCAGCTTCGTCAGGTCCAGCGAGCCATCGCGATACCCCGCGAACACCAGGTCAATTCCCTCCTGCTGGATCGCCACCGAGGCCGAGTACGATCCCATCAGCGTCTTCTCATCCATGCACACCGCCGCCGGATCGAATGCAGCCGTCCCATGCTGCGTGCTGGCAAAGAGCATCACCCGCCCGCCCGGACGCACCGCCTCCATCGCCACCGCGATCAGCGCATCCGCCCCGACGGCCACGAGCACCACATCCGCGCCGCGCCCGTCGGTCGCCGCCTTGGCCGCGCCGACCACATCCCCCCGCGCATCAATCGGCCGATCCAGCCCATACTGAGCCGCAACGGCATGACGCTCCGGATACAGATCGCTCGTCAGCACTGTGGCCCCTGTCCTCCGTGCCAGAGCCGCCAGAATCACCCCGATGCTCCCCTGCCCGATCACCAGCACGGTATCGTCGGCCTCCAGGTTCAGCGCCAGCACCGCCTTGTAGCAGGTGTTCACCGGCTCGATAAACGCCGCCTGCTCGAACGGAATATCGTCCGGCACATGGATCAGCCCGGCGGTCTTGCCTCCCTCGCCGACGATCCAGTCCATCACCCGGATGTACTCGGCAAACCCACCGCCAGCCGCCGCAAACCCCGCCGTCGTCCCTACTTTTTTATAGGTCTCACACTGCGCAAAGGTCTGTTTGCGGCAGTAAAAACAAACCCCACAAGGGATGTGGTGGAAGGCCATCACCCGGTCTCCCACAGCAAACCCATCGACGCCCTCACCAACCGCCGCCACGGTCCCGGCCATCTCGTGCCCAAAGACTCGCGGAGCCGAGTGGGAACCGGTATGAATCTTCTTCAGGTCGGTCCCGCAGATGCCGCATGTATCGATCCTGACCAGCACTTCACCGGCCCCGATCTCCGGCACCGGAATCGTCTCGAACCGCACCTCATCCACCGCGCGATACACCGCCGCGCCCATCATCTCCGGCAACGTTCCCTGCTGCATCTCTGTCATCCTTCTTTCTTCCTATACCAGTCTAGCTGGGCCTCAAGCTCCACGGTCAGGGCCACGAGCGCCCGCTTGCTGTTGCCGCCAAGCGCGATCAACCGGCCCCACATCGGCGGCCTCACCATCGCATAAGCCGCAAAGGCCCCCGCCCGAAACTGCCCGTCGTTGGTGGCGAATCGCCCCAGCTCCTTCATCTCGAACTCGGCCTCATCCGAGATGACCTTGATCGCCTGAAACCCAAGCCCATGCCCCTGTGCCAGCCGAGCCACGGTCGCCGCCTCCATATCCACGGCATCGGCCGCGTACGAGGCAAAGAGACGCTTCTTCTCGGCGATCCCGGCGATCACATCCGCCGTTACCAGCACCTGCCTATATTGCGAGCTGTCGTACCGCTCGCCCGAGCGCGCGTCCACCACCACCCCGGCGCGGACGATCTCCCCCACCCGCAGCCTTGGGTTACACGCGCCCGCCAGACCCACCGAAAGCAGCGCCGTTACCGGCTTCAGCGACCGCGCCGCCTGCACCGCCAGCGTCACCCGCAGCGCTCCCATGCCCGCGCAGGCCACCACCGCGTCGTCACCGTCACGCGTATATGCAAAAACCTTGCCCGGAAGCCGGTGCTCCCGCCAGCCCCGCACCAGGGCGCTCACCTCACGCGGCAGAGCAGCGATGATCGCCGGAGACGCCGCCATCAGGCTTTGCTCTCGTACTTCGGCGCGTACCCATGCGCCACAAACCACTCCACCGCCGCCCGCAACGCAGGGTACACCGGCAGCACCTCAAACCCCAGCTCGCGCACCGCCTTGGCCGAGCTGGCGAACATCATCTTTCGCCCCATCCGCACGGCCTCCACCGTCGCCCGAGGCTCCTTGCCCCGCAGCTTGCCGGTAAACTTCTCGTCGAAGAAGGCAAACGCCATCGCCACCGCATGGGGCACCTTCATCGTGGGCGAGGGCAGCCCCGTGATGGCGGAGAGTCGGTCCAGAATCTGCTTCAGCGTCAGATTCTCGCCGCCCAGGATGTAACGCTCCCCCGGAGTCCCGTGGTCGAGCGCGACCACATGCATCCGCGCTACCTCGTCCACGTCCACCAGGTTTAGCCCAGTGTCCACGTAGGCGGGAAAGTTCTTATTCAGAAAGTCCACGATGATCCGCCCGGTCGGCGTGGGCTTCAGATCTCCCGGCCCAATCGGCGTCGTCGGGTTCAGGATGAGCACGCGTTGCCCCATCCTGGCCGCTGCGATCGCCTCCTGCTCGGCCAAAAACTTCGACCGCTTGTAGTGGCCGATCATCTCCTCGATCGACACCGGCGTAGCCTCATCGACGATGGTCCCGTCCTTCTTGAACCCCATCGTGGCCACCGACGAGGTGTACACCACCTTAGGCACCCCCATCTCCCGCGCCAGCCGCAGCAGCTCCCGCGTGCCGGTCACGTTAGCCGCGTACATCGCCTCCGGGTCCGTCACCCAAAGCCGATAGTCCGCCGCCACGTGCACCAGCGCATCGCATCCCGCGAGCGCCGACCGCAACCCCTCGGGCGAACGCAGATCGCCGACGACGGTCTCGGCATCGCCCAGGCCCTCAAGCCCGGCAAGGTTGCTCGTAGACCGTGTCAGCAGGCGTAGCTTCGCCCCTTGCGCCGCATATGCCCGCGCAACATGGCTCCCGACGAACCCGGTGGCTCCGGTTAGAAAGACCTGCATAATTGATTTCCAGAGATGGCGTTCACACGCCCTTCAAAGCTTCGCGTGGCCCTCCCGTTGGTCAGGAATAAAGATGCTCGCTGCCGACCAACGGGAGGGCCTCAGAAGATAACTTCCCCATATTGCCCCGAGAACGGTACGAAGTACTAATCGAGCTTCTCGGGCTCGATCTGGATATTCTTCTCGCCTGCGGACTTCTTCTCCCAGTATTTCTTCACCCAGGCCTCAAAAGTCTTGCCCGCAGCCGTGTCCCGCCCGCTGAAGGCCAGCGCGGCGATATCGCCATAGGCCACATTTACCTTGGTCTTCTCGGTCGTCGGGATGATGCGCACAAACGAGTCCGCCAGCGAAGTTCCCGAGCGCCGATCGAAGAGATATCCCTCGATCTTGCTGCCGTCCTTGCGCGTAATCGTCACATCGCCCCGGTAGTCGAAGGCTTTCTCGAGCGCCTCGCGCACTTCGGCTTCGGTCGCCAGCTCCGGCACCCAGCCTTCGAGCACCTCGCGCTCGCGTCCGGCTGCATGCTCCAGCTCGTCTGGATTGTGGTGCGCCAACTGCTCGATCTTCGCCGATTCCTGCTGATCCGTAGCCATGATTCTCCCTAAAGGTTTGCTGCTCTTAATCGCCCGAGACACTCTGCAGCTCGCCCTTTGCACTCGCCGCCGAAGCCGTCCCGATCTGCACCAGAGGACCATGCTGCGCCGGCTTCCAGTCGTTCAGAATCCGCTGCGCACCCTCGTCGTCATAGCGCGAGAACATTGCCTTCGCGGTTTGCAGAAGACCCTTGATCGAGCCGAACGTGTAGTTCACTCCGCTGGCCTCGTACCCCGAGTGAACCATGCAGTTCGCGCAGCGCGGATTGCCGCTCTCGGTGCCATAGTTCTGCCACTCGACGGTCTCCATCAGCTCCTTGAAGCTGTCGGCGTAGCCGTCCTGCAGCAGATAGCACGGTTTCTGCCAGCCGAAGATCGAGAAGGTCGGCATTCCCCACGGCGTGCACTTCAGGTCCTTCTTGCCCATCAGGAACTCCATAAACATGGGCGAAGCGTTGAAGCGCCAGCTCTTCTTCCGGTTCGAGAGGATCGCGCGGAACATCTTGCGCGACTTCGCACGCCCGAGGAAGTGGTTCTGGTCCGGGGCCTTGTCGTACGTATACCCAGGCGAGACCATCATGCTCTCCACCCCGGCCACCATCAGCTCGTCGAAGTGCGCGCGCACGCTGTTCGGATCGGCGCCGTCGAACAAGGTAGTGTTCGTCGTCACCCGGAAGCCCGCCGCCACAGCCGCCGCCACACCCTCCATGGCGATATCGTATCCACCCTCACGGCAGACGGAGAAGTCGTGGTGTTCACGCTGCCCGTCCACGTGTACCGAAAACGAGAGGTACTTGCTCGGCTTGAAAAGGTGAAGCTTTTCTTTAAGAAGCAGCGCGTTCGTGCACATATAAACGTACTTCTTACGCGCGACCAGCCCGGCTACGATCTCCGGCATCTTCGGGTGAAGCAGCGGCTCGCCGCCTGGGATCGCCACCATCGGCGTCCCGCACTCTTCGACAGCCTTGAAGCAATCCTCGGGGCTAAGCTCAGCCTTCAGGATATGCGCGGGGTACTGGATCTTGCCGCAGCCAGCGCACGCCAGGTTGCAGCGGAAGAGCGGCTCGAGCATCAGCACCAGCGGATACTTCTTCCGCCCGGCCAGCTTCTGCTTCAACACATAAGTCGCTACGGTCCACGCCTGCGAGATTGGAACTGCCATCCGGTCTCTCCTTCAATACCCAAAACAAAAACTAAATTTAAGCTGCTGCCGCTTCCCGTTCCATCGCGCGCCGGTAAGTCGTCAGCGCGAGCAGCGGGAAGTAATCCCGGTACAGGTGATAGGCCAGATAAAAGACCCTCGGGAACCCTGTTCCAGTATAGATAGCCTCGCCGTTGCGGCCCTCGGCCGACTCCGGCCACGTGCCGTTCTCCATCTGCTTGTCGATCAGCCAACGAATTCCCTTGGCCACCGAGTCGCTGCGGGTATCGCCCGCAGCCAGAAGCCCCAGGATTGCCCAGGCGGTCTGCGAAGGAGTAGAAGGCCCGATGCCGCGTGTGTTCGGATCATCATAGCTGCCGCAGGTCTCGCCCCAGCCACCGTCGGAGTTCTGCACCATGCGAATCCACTCGGCCGCTTGCTGGATAGCGGGTTCATGGTTCCAATAACCCATCGCTTCCAGACCACGCAGTACCAGGAACGTGCCGTACAGATAGTTGACGCCCCAGCGCCCGAACCAGCTACCGTCCGACTCCTGCTCCTTCAGGCAGAACTGAACCGCCTTTTCGACCCGTGGATCGCGGCGCGTGTACCCGTACTGCGCCAACATCTCCAGGATGCGACCGGTGATATCGACCGTCGGCGGGTCGATCATCGCGTTGTGGTCGGCAAACGGGATGTACTCAAAGATCTTCTTCGTGTTGTCCTTGTCGAAGCTCGCCCAGCCGCCGTTCCGGCACTGCATGGCGAAGATCCACTCGATCGCACGCTGCGAGGCGTCGATCTGCTTGCGCTCCTTGGGGTGGTTGACGGCGTTCAATGCCATCAAAACCTGAGCAGAATCATCGACATCCGGGTAAAACTCATTGTTGAACTCGAAGTACCACCCGCCCGGAGCAATGTTCGGCACAGTAAAGGCCCAGTCGCCCTTCTGTCGGACTTCCTTGTCGAGAAGCCAGTCCGCCGCCTTCACCATGCGCGGATCGTCCTTGGCCAGTCCAGCCTCGCCCAGTGCAAAGACCGCCTGGGCGGTATCCCAAACCGGGGAGACACAGGGTTGCATCCGGAAGGTCGGCGTCGGATAGTTCGGCTCGCCCTCCGGGAAGTCGAGGCCGAGCTTCTCGAACTCATCCATCGCCCGGATAAACTGGGGGTCATCGGTGCCATAACCCAGGCACTTCAGCGCGATGATCGCGTTCATCATGGCCGGGTAGATTGCGCCCAGGCCATCGGACTTCTCGAATCGCTCCAGCAGCCACTTCTCAGCCTTCTTCAGCGCCATCTTACGCAGTGGGCGGATATGCACGCGCTCAGCCCAGTGTGCGATCCGGTCCAGAGCCAGGAAGAAGTTCCGCCAGCCCACGGGACGGTTCTTATCCCAGCGCAGGTGCAGGTTGGCGTTCATCCGGCCGCCGACGAAGAGTTCGTCGATCCCCTGCTCGGGCGGCAGTTTCTTGAACGGTTTCTTCGAGTAGGCAATCGAAAGCGGAACCAGAATCGCCCGCGACCACGACGAGATCTCGTAAATATTGAAGTAGAACCAGTTCGGAAAGAGTACGATCTCCGGCGGAACAGCCGGAACAGCATCATACTCGTACTGGCCCATGAAGCACAGATAGATCTTGGTAAAGGTGTTGCACTCGGTGACGCCGCCGTTGGCCAGGATCCACTTCCGAGCCTTCACCAGCACCGGGTGGTCCTGCGACCAGCCCATCAGCTTCAGGGCAAAGTAGGCCTTTACGCCCAGCGAGATATTCGACGGGCCATTGGGGTAGATGCTCCAGCCGCCGTCCTCGTTCTGGTGCCGCAGGATCTCGTTGACGGCCCGCTCCATCTTGCCGCGGTCGCCCGTTCCCAACAGCACATGCATGAAGATGTAGTCCGACTCGAGCATGGTGTCGGCCTCAAGCTCACCACACCAATAGCCGTCCGGATGCTGCTGGCCCATCAGCCAGTCGCGCGCCCGATCGATGCCCTCGACCACGCGGTCCAAGCCCAAGTCGATGCGGCCGAACCGTGGCTGTGCGGTCGTCTTAGCCGACGGATTCACCGCCTGCTCATTCCCCGGATTGATAGGATTTACTGCACTCATGAACGGCAAACTCTCTTGTACTCTGTGGCTCTGACTGGACTACCGCGCGACCGCTGGAGCAGAAGCAATCGCCTGAACGATCTCCGGCGGCAAACCAAACCGAACATTCTCAGGCATTACCTCAACCTCGTCGACATCTCCATATCCTCTGGATTGCAGGTATTCGACAACGTCCTTCACCAGCACCTCCGGAGCCGAGGCCCCAGCCGTTACCGCAACCGTATTCACCCCATCCAGCCAAGCGGGGTCGATCGCATCCGCCGTATCGATGAGATACGAGTTCGTATCAAGATTCTTCGAGACCTCGACCAGACGGTTAGAGTTCGAGCTGTTCTTCGAGCCGACGACCAGCACCAGGTCCGCGCCGTGGGCCACGTTCTTCACAGCCACCTGACGGTTCTCCGTCGCGTAGCAGATATCCTGCGCGTGCGGCCCGACGATGTTCGGGAACTTCTTCTTCAGCGCCTCGATCATGTACCGCGCCTCGTCGAGCGAGAGCGTCGTCTGGGTCAGGTAGGCCACCTTGTCCGGGTCCGGAACCACCAGCGCTGCTACCTCTTCCACGGTCGAGACCACCTGGGTCACATCGGGAGCCTCGCCCTGCGTGCCTTCGACCTCTTCATGGTCGCGATGCCCCACCAGGACCAGCGAGTAGCCCTGCTTGGCGAACTTGATCGCCTCCACGTGCACCTTGGTCACCAGCGGACAGGTCGCGTCGATCACCTTCAGGCCGCGTGCCTTGGCTGCCTCACGTACAGCGGGCGAGACGCCATGAGCGGAGTAGATCACACGAGCGCCCGCAGGCACCTCGTCCAGCTCATTGACGAAGATCGCGCCCTTCTTCGCCAGATCGGTTACCACGTAGCTGTTATGCACGATCTCCTTGCGGACATAGATCGGCGCACCAAACGTCTCCAGTGCAATACGCACGATATCGATCGCGCGCACCACGCCCGCGCAGAAGCCGCGAGGCTTGAGAAGGAGGACACGCTTGGTAACAGAAACAGACGGGCTGACGACGGGGTCTAGGGTTGATGTTGTCACTTCCTCAGTATACCGCTTCAACCTGCTGAGGTCATCAATTCCGGCTCAAAACTGGTGCCTCGGCAGGCACCTCCGGGGGAGCCGGTGCTGACCCTATAAACCATCTATTTTGATAAGTCCAGCTCTCATCTGAAGCGGAAAAGATCCGCCCTTTACAGCTTCGCCGAGCATCCCGGATGTTTGCAGTCGCAGGCCAGCGACGTCATGCCCTTCGAATCGGCGCAGACGTTCGAGCAGTAGTTCGAGCCGGGAGCCGCCATACAGCTACACAGCGGATGTGCGCACTTCTTGACTTTGTCGGTCATAGGGCACCTCTACCGCACTCGGATGCGGCCTGTACTCCCGGAGATGTGTGCGTTTACCGGCTCGCCTCAATCAAGCTCTGTGCATGACGCACGCTGGTCTCCGAGAGCTTCGCCCCGCTCAGCATCCGCGCAATCTCCTGCACCCGCTCCGGCTCCTCCATGCGGCGGACGTTGGTGTGCGTCCGGCCACCGGCCTCCTTCTTCTCGATCAGAAAGTGCTGATCCCCGAAGGCCGCGATCTGCGGAAGATGGGTGATACAGAGCACCTGCTGGGTCTTCGAGAGCGTCTTCAGCTTCTGCCCCACAGCTTCGGCCGCTCGCCCGCCGATACCGATGTCGATCTCGTCGAAGACCAGCGTTCGGGGCAGCACGGCCTTCTTCTTGCCGCCGCGCAACGCGACGCCCTCCTCCACCGTAACCTTCAAGGCCAACATCACGCGAGACATCTCGCCCCCCGAAGCGATCTCTTCGAGCGGCTTCAGAGGCTCGCCCGCGTTGGTCGCGATCCGGTAGGCGACCTCATCCCAGCCATGCGCCGTCCAGCTATTCTTTTTGGCTTCTACCGCAATCGCAAATCGAACATTCATTGCCAGGTCGTTGATCTGTCGCTCCGCCAGCCGCTCCAGCCGCCGCGCCGCCTCGGTCCGAGCCAGCGTCAACTCGCCCGCTGCGGCCTCATACGCCGCTGCCCGCTGCGTCTCCTGCTCGCGCAACTCGGCCAGCACTGCGTCGCGATTCTCAACCTCAGCCAACTGCCGCGCCGAATCCGCGCCAAACGCGATCACCTCGGCCAGCGTCCGGCCGTACTTGCGCTTCAGCCGGTCCAGCGTGGCCAGCCGGTCTTCAATCTCGGCCAATCGCTCCGGCCCCGCCTGTACCCCGTCGGCGAAGTCCCGCAGAGTGGCCGAAAGATCCTCCACCGTGGCCTTGGCGGCTGCCAACTGCTGCGCCGGCTCGGCAAACCGGGCGTCATAGCGCGCCAGCTCGTCCACGAGCTTCAGCGCCGCGCCCAGCGTCGTCTCCGCCGCGTGCTCGGATTCGTACAGTTGGTCATAGGCGTTCATTGCCGCGCCGTATAGCTTCTCGGCGTTGGCCAGCACGCGCTTCTCGGCCTCCAGCAACTCATCTTCATCCGGCCCAGCAATCCCCGCCTCGTCGATCTCGCGGCTCTGAAACCGCCATAGATCCGCCATCCGCAGCCGGTCCTGCTCGTCCGAGAGCATGGTGTCGAGCCGCGCCCGCGTCTCCCGCCAAGCCGCGTGGGCCGACGCCACCGCCTCTAGCGAGAAGCCTGAAAACCGATCAAGCAACACCCGCTGCTGCATCTGGTCGAAGGCCCCCATGGTCTCGCCCTGCGCATGCACCAGAGCCAGCTCCGGGGCCAGTTGCCGCAGCACCCCCACGGTCGCGGGCTGGTTGTTGACGAAGACCCGCCCCTTGCCCGTGGCCGTGATCTCTCGCCGTAGCAGAATCTCATCACCCTCGGAGTCGATCCCGTTCTCGTCGAGCACCGCCAGCGCCCCAGGCGTCGTCTCGAAGACGCAGGCCACTACCGCCCGCTCTGCGCCATGACGCACAAAGTCCGACGATGCCTTGCCGCCCAGCAGCAGCGCCAGCGCATCGATCAGGATCGACTTACCCGCGCCGGTCTCTCCCGTTAACAGGTTCAGCCCACGGCCAAACTCGGCCACGGCATGGTCGATCACAGCATAGTTTTCGGCCCGCAACTCCAGCAGCATCTCTGCTTCGCCTCACGTTCGCTTTGGCGAAGCATAACACGCCGCCCCCGGAGGATGGATCAACACTCGAGATCGGAGCCGCGCACAAGCCTAAAAGCACAGGCGCTGAACCAGCGTACCGTCTCAGCCGATAAACCTTTTACCCACAACCCGGCCCGCTGCATCCTACAGCCTGTCGACCATTTATCCTGTACACGCGCAGTACACTCGTCGCAGAGGAACCCACAACGCCCATGCCGCTCCACTCCCTAGCCGCAGCCCTCCTCCTGAGCTTTCAGGAGCCCGATCTCGCCGCTAACCCGCTCCCCGCCGCCGCGCACTCCAGCGCCATCGGCGAGATCCTCCACAACTCCGGCCCGGTAG
This is a stretch of genomic DNA from Granulicella sp. WH15. It encodes these proteins:
- the hpnH gene encoding adenosyl-hopene transferase HpnH; amino-acid sequence: MAVPISQAWTVATYVLKQKLAGRKKYPLVLMLEPLFRCNLACAGCGKIQYPAHILKAELSPEDCFKAVEECGTPMVAIPGGEPLLHPKMPEIVAGLVARKKYVYMCTNALLLKEKLHLFKPSKYLSFSVHVDGQREHHDFSVCREGGYDIAMEGVAAAVAAGFRVTTNTTLFDGADPNSVRAHFDELMVAGVESMMVSPGYTYDKAPDQNHFLGRAKSRKMFRAILSNRKKSWRFNASPMFMEFLMGKKDLKCTPWGMPTFSIFGWQKPCYLLQDGYADSFKELMETVEWQNYGTESGNPRCANCMVHSGYEASGVNYTFGSIKGLLQTAKAMFSRYDDEGAQRILNDWKPAQHGPLVQIGTASAASAKGELQSVSGD
- the shc gene encoding squalene--hopene cyclase — its product is MSAVNPINPGNEQAVNPSAKTTAQPRFGRIDLGLDRVVEGIDRARDWLMGQQHPDGYWCGELEADTMLESDYIFMHVLLGTGDRGKMERAVNEILRHQNEDGGWSIYPNGPSNISLGVKAYFALKLMGWSQDHPVLVKARKWILANGGVTECNTFTKIYLCFMGQYEYDAVPAVPPEIVLFPNWFYFNIYEISSWSRAILVPLSIAYSKKPFKKLPPEQGIDELFVGGRMNANLHLRWDKNRPVGWRNFFLALDRIAHWAERVHIRPLRKMALKKAEKWLLERFEKSDGLGAIYPAMMNAIIALKCLGYGTDDPQFIRAMDEFEKLGLDFPEGEPNYPTPTFRMQPCVSPVWDTAQAVFALGEAGLAKDDPRMVKAADWLLDKEVRQKGDWAFTVPNIAPGGWYFEFNNEFYPDVDDSAQVLMALNAVNHPKERKQIDASQRAIEWIFAMQCRNGGWASFDKDNTKKIFEYIPFADHNAMIDPPTVDITGRILEMLAQYGYTRRDPRVEKAVQFCLKEQESDGSWFGRWGVNYLYGTFLVLRGLEAMGYWNHEPAIQQAAEWIRMVQNSDGGWGETCGSYDDPNTRGIGPSTPSQTAWAILGLLAAGDTRSDSVAKGIRWLIDKQMENGTWPESAEGRNGEAIYTGTGFPRVFYLAYHLYRDYFPLLALTTYRRAMEREAAAA
- a CDS encoding 4-hydroxy-3-methylbut-2-enyl diphosphate reductase — translated: MTTSTLDPVVSPSVSVTKRVLLLKPRGFCAGVVRAIDIVRIALETFGAPIYVRKEIVHNSYVVTDLAKKGAIFVNELDEVPAGARVIYSAHGVSPAVREAAKARGLKVIDATCPLVTKVHVEAIKFAKQGYSLVLVGHRDHEEVEGTQGEAPDVTQVVSTVEEVAALVVPDPDKVAYLTQTTLSLDEARYMIEALKKKFPNIVGPHAQDICYATENRQVAVKNVAHGADLVLVVGSKNSSNSNRLVEVSKNLDTNSYLIDTADAIDPAWLDGVNTVAVTAGASAPEVLVKDVVEYLQSRGYGDVDEVEVMPENVRFGLPPEIVQAIASAPAVAR
- the recN gene encoding DNA repair protein RecN, with protein sequence MLLELRAENYAVIDHAVAEFGRGLNLLTGETGAGKSILIDALALLLGGKASSDFVRHGAERAVVACVFETTPGALAVLDENGIDSEGDEILLRREITATGKGRVFVNNQPATVGVLRQLAPELALVHAQGETMGAFDQMQQRVLLDRFSGFSLEAVASAHAAWRETRARLDTMLSDEQDRLRMADLWRFQSREIDEAGIAGPDEDELLEAEKRVLANAEKLYGAAMNAYDQLYESEHAAETTLGAALKLVDELARYDARFAEPAQQLAAAKATVEDLSATLRDFADGVQAGPERLAEIEDRLATLDRLKRKYGRTLAEVIAFGADSARQLAEVENRDAVLAELREQETQRAAAYEAAAGELTLARTEAARRLERLAERQINDLAMNVRFAIAVEAKKNSWTAHGWDEVAYRIATNAGEPLKPLEEIASGGEMSRVMLALKVTVEEGVALRGGKKKAVLPRTLVFDEIDIGIGGRAAEAVGQKLKTLSKTQQVLCITHLPQIAAFGDQHFLIEKKEAGGRTHTNVRRMEEPERVQEIARMLSGAKLSETSVRHAQSLIEASR